CAGCTCCAGCGTGACGCCGGGCTTCTTTCTCTCCGTGTGGATGTACACCGGGTCGGGCAGGGGCCTCTGGGCCGTGGGCTTCGGCACGGCGCCATACAGCCGCTCCTCCAGCTCCTCCTCCCGCATCTGCTCCACCTGCTCCCAGCTCAGCTTCGCCGCCGCAGCGCGCGCCAGCACGCTCCCCACCGCCCCCGCGCTGATTCCCAGGCTGCTGGCCACCTCCCGGTGGCTTCTCTTCTGCTCCCACTTCTGCCGTAGCACTTCTCGTATGTGACGCATGGACAGTCGCTCCGTGGCCATCGGCCCTCCTCGCGGAGGGCCGTCGACGAATGCCGTCCAGCGTGCTCGCTCGGCTCGCCCGCCCTCCCGCGTCCGGTTGCTACCAGCCGACGGGCCCCGTAGGGCGAACCACCTGACCTCCAGCGTAGTCCTCGGGCACCTTGGCCCGCTGAGCACGATGGCCGATCCCGGTGATCACGATGCTCCGATCTCGCTGATCACGATGCTCCGATCCTGGTGATCACGATGGGCCGACGCGCGCAGCTGGGGTACGGCGTACCAGTGAGCCACGGCCTGCACCACGCGCACCTTGTCCTGGCGGCCATACAGCTCGAGCGTCAGACGACGGGCCTGCTGCTGCTCGAGCATCTGTCGCGGCGAGGGCAGACGCTCTCCACGTCTGCGCGGCCGGCCCCGAGTACCAGGGCGATGCTCAGGAGGCGGTGCGTACAGGCGCGCATCCAGCGGCAGACGGCTGGTGAGGTCGCAATTGGACGGCAGGTGGGCCAACACGCTCTGCCCACCGTAGGCGGAGTCGGCGTACACGTGGAAGTGTCGTTGAGGGCAACTGCCGCACAGGCGCTGCAGCAGTTGCACGGCCAGCTCGGGCCGGGTGCGGTACGTCATGAGCCAGCGAGCAGCGGCCTTCTGGTTGAGGTAGAGGCGGAAGAGAATGGGCAGGCTGAAGAAGCGGCCCGGAATGCAGGGCAGTTGCACGCGTACGGCCAGCACCACCCAGGAGTGGCCCCAACTGGTCACCGCGTACCTGCGGCTGCTGGCCAGAGGGTCATGGTGCATACCGGCGCCGAATACCTTCAACCCATGCTTGCGAGCCAGGGTGTCATCAAGAGTGAGCGGCACGGGGCCCGGCGCCAGCAGGGGCACAATGAGGTGGAAGAGCGCCAGGCCCAGCGCGTCCAGGCTCCAGCGCGCCGCGGCGAACAGCCGGTAGTAGGCCGAAAAGTGTTTGGGGCCAGCGGCCCCCACCGCCACCAGCACCCCGGTGAGGGTATGCTTGCCGGCGAACAGCCACCCCTTCACCAGCGTTACCAACGAGCAGAGCGTGGGCGTCGTCATGCTGGCGCCCATTTGCAGCACCAGTTGCAGGAACATGTCGGGCAGCATCATGGCGGGTCTCCTGTCGGGCCGAGGCGTTGTCTGTCCCGTTCAGCAACCCACCTCTCCCGTCAGCTTCTCCTTCATGACTTCTAATGTCCTGCTGACGCGCTCTCCAGCTTCGCTCCCCTGTGCCATCTTCAGGCAAGCTGGAAGGCGCCACCGGGAGCGAGGGCTCCTCTGCCCACCAGCTCATCCGCTGCTCGCTCCTCCTGAGCGCTCAAAACTGCGAAACTCGAACTTAGTTCACCTACTACATGGGGCACAGTAATGGTGACCTCTACCTGTGAGGGTAATCTGTCCAACCCCCTGACGCAGCTGCCTCGCCAAGTAGGAGCCACGCCTGGAGGGTAGGATGATTCTGAGCCACCGTGCACATCCTGGATAGGAGACCCGGCCCGGTGCAAACGATAGGTTCAGGCCCTCTCGCGAGTGGGGAGGACATGAGGGGAACGCCTGGAGAAGAAGACCGGGTCGAGCTGAGAGGAAGCAGAGAAGGTGGGGCCGTACCTGCTGCGCGAGCAGATGCCGCAGGACGAGCACGGCCGGGGAGCCCTCTATAGGGCCACGAACGAGAAGAACGGGGCTACGGCCCTGGTGCTCAATCCCGCCACCGTGGAGGGCAAGGTGCCACTGAAGGACTGGCGGGTGCGCTACATCTCCTCGGCCTCTCCCAACTATCTGGCCCTAGAGGTAGAGGACTCGCGCTGGTCCGTGGCCTCCGACGGACACTCGGTGGAGGCGCTGGTGTGCCTGTTCGAAGGTGTGCGTGAGGGAATGATGCGCATGGCCGACGCATTCCCCTCCTCCAGCGAGCCTCACCCCTGGCGGCGACTGGGACTGGTACTGGCAGGCTGCGCTGTGGCGTGCACTCTGGTTTTCGCGCTGCTCCACAGCGCTCCCGCGTCCCCACCGCCAAGCGAACCGAGCCATGTGGCGAGAACCGCGCGCGAGCCCTTGGACCACGAGGTGCCGATGCATCCCGGAATGTCGGACGCGTTCACCAGCGCGCTGGATAACACCACGACCCAGGAACAACCCGGGCTCGCCCGACCCCTGCCGCGCGAGCCTTTCAAAGGGCAGAAGCGCCCCCCCTGCACTCGCTACACAGAGGTCGAGCTGGTGGGGGCCTGCTGGATGCCTCACGAGTTGAAGGCACAGTGCCCGAATGCCCTCTTTGAGCATCAAGGCAAGTGCTACGCGCCCGTCTTCACTGCCCCGCCGCCGCCTCAATCGATCGAGCAGTGACTGCTGATCATTCCCAGTCGTACGCCAGATCGAGGATCTTGCCCGCCGTGTCCAGGCTGAAGGTCCATTTCAGCGAGACATCCTTGCCATACACCGCTCGATAGATGCGCTTGCGCTGTTCACCGTCCCTACGGTCCTCGAGCAGGCTCATCCGGTGGAGGGGCGGAAGGAGGGCGTTCTCCGGGGTTCCAAACCCACGCAGTATCGGCAGGAGTTCCTGCTGTGCGCGCGGCGCGAATGCGGCGTCATCGAGCTTGCCGTTCAACAGGCCCTCCACGGCTCCGCGGAGCACGGTGGTCAGGGCAGGCTCCGAGTCCGTGATGCCCTCGTCCAGCGCGGGCAGAGGCGGCAGGTAGAAGCTCGCGACGTTGGGAGCCAGGAACGGGAGGAGTCCCTGCTCGTTGGTCAATACGATGACCGTCAGCTTCTTGTCCGGGGCGCGCAGCACGTCGGCGAGCGAGCCGCCACCGGAATGCCCGAAGGTTGGCAATCCCCGCAGCTTGCCCAGGGTGAACGCCACGCCGAAGCTGCCCGCGCGACCGTCGTTCAGCTTGAAGGCCGTGGCGGCGACCTGCTGCGTCTTCGGGCTCAGCAGCGTGCCCTGGTCCATGGCCACGGCCCAGCGGGCGAGGTCCTTCACGCAGGAGAACGCTCCACCGGCGGCATAGGCGTGGACCGGATAGAGGAACCAGACGCGCCGCTGCGCGCCCTCCGCGAAGCGGTAGGTGGTGGCACGGTGCGGAATGACATCCGCGACGCGCGCCGGCCCTTGCTGCTGCGCATGCTCGTAGCGCGTGCACGAAAAACCGAGCGGCTCGAAGATGCGGCTCCGGAGCAGCTCCTCGAAGCGCTGGCCCGTGACCTTCTCCAGCACATGGGTGAGCACGACGAAGTCTGTCAGGCCGTATTCGCTGCGCTCGCCGGGCGTATAGGCCAGAGGCTCCTTCCTGGCGGCCTCGTACCGCTCGGCGACCGAGGCGGCGCTCTCCTGGTCCTCGGGATTGTCTTTCAAACCCGACGTATGGGCGGCAAGGTGCCGGAGGGTGATGGCTTTCCAGCTTTCCGGCGCATCGGGCAGGTATTTCGAGACAGGCTCGTCGAGACCGAGCTTGCCCTCCTGCACGAGCAGCATCACCAGCGTGCCGGTGTAGATCTTGGTGGCGGAGGCAACCTGGAACGAGGTGTCGGGCCCGACCTTCGCCTCGGATTCCAGGTCCGCGATGCCGTACGTGGAGATCCTCTCGATCTGACCGTCACGAACGACGGCCAGGGCCGCGCCGGGGACATGGTGCTTCCTCATGACCGCCTGGATGTAGTCGTCCACGGAATCAGCGGGCGCGCCGCCGCGCGCCTCGTCGGAGCGCGACGGATTTTGCGTCGCGCAGCCAGCGGCGAGCAGGAGCGAGGCCAGGACCATGCGGTGATGAGCGATTGAGCACATACGGCCCAGCCTCCCATTCGCGGATCGAGTGTCAACGAATTCGAGTGACGTACCCCACCCTCCCCCATCCAGGCCGAGGCACGTTCACGGAGGGCTCAGGCGCTCATCACTTGTGAAGCGACAGTCCCCTCACGGCCTTGTCGACCTGCTTCCGATCGCCGCGCACCGCGAGGCCCACCAGATCGAGATCCTCCGGATTCTCAGCCCGGAGCGCGGCGCGGTTGGCCTCGTCATTTCCCGTCGAGAACATGGCGCCCACGTAGACGGCGGCGGTCAGTCCCCGCTCGAGGGCGGCCCGGTGCGCGTCCTGGAGTTGTGCGCGTGTGGCGCTGAAGACGAGCATCGGCTGACCGAGCAGCCGGCTGTAG
This is a stretch of genomic DNA from Archangium violaceum. It encodes these proteins:
- a CDS encoding DUF2000 domain-containing protein, yielding MPEQFTTKVALIVREDLAIWQRLNVTAFLATGIAASAPDAIGEPYEDAAGRRYSRLLGQPMLVFSATRAQLQDAHRAALERGLTAAVYVGAMFSTGNDEANRAALRAENPEDLDLVGLAVRGDRKQVDKAVRGLSLHK
- a CDS encoding serine hydrolase domain-containing protein produces the protein MCSIAHHRMVLASLLLAAGCATQNPSRSDEARGGAPADSVDDYIQAVMRKHHVPGAALAVVRDGQIERISTYGIADLESEAKVGPDTSFQVASATKIYTGTLVMLLVQEGKLGLDEPVSKYLPDAPESWKAITLRHLAAHTSGLKDNPEDQESAASVAERYEAARKEPLAYTPGERSEYGLTDFVVLTHVLEKVTGQRFEELLRSRIFEPLGFSCTRYEHAQQQGPARVADVIPHRATTYRFAEGAQRRVWFLYPVHAYAAGGAFSCVKDLARWAVAMDQGTLLSPKTQQVAATAFKLNDGRAGSFGVAFTLGKLRGLPTFGHSGGGSLADVLRAPDKKLTVIVLTNEQGLLPFLAPNVASFYLPPLPALDEGITDSEPALTTVLRGAVEGLLNGKLDDAAFAPRAQQELLPILRGFGTPENALLPPLHRMSLLEDRRDGEQRKRIYRAVYGKDVSLKWTFSLDTAGKILDLAYDWE